The sequence TGACAATGATGGGATTAACAACGCAAGAGAACTTTTAAGCCCAACACAATACCTATTACCTGGGTTCATGTCCGGGAGTGGGGATTTCGTAAATAGGGTGATCATGGAGATCGAGAACTCGATCCTCAAGCCCCTTGAGGACATCGAGAACAGTTCAGAGGGGATACTTGAGGGGCTGGCTGAGAACATGAACATCGAGAAGCCGAGGATAATGACAACCATAAACCCCATTAATGAATGCCTTGAGTATATTGATAAGGATCAGCAATGCCAATTGATAATGGGCAAGTACTTTGCTGATGAATCAGTAATTCTCATAAACTACAAATTCGACATGAATACGTTACTCCACCTCTTCGCTCATCACGTCCACGCCATAGAGATGGGCAGGACAAAGTATGTTAGGGTTAGGAAACTTGAGGAATTAAGGCTTCCCTGGCAATTACGCCCAACCGAGATAATGGCAATGCACAGAACGGCACATCTAGTGCGCATCCTTTCACCAAGGGCCTGGAGGATCTATAATGAGGAGATCAAGCCGAGGATCAGGGACATTGAGGAGAAGATCAGTAACGTTAGACTAACCGTGAGCTACCTAGAGAAGCAGGTGGAACATACGTTTAACGAGAAAAGGCATATTTGACATTAATCAAGGGAACTTCCACAGAGCCAGAAAAACCTATTCAATATACTTTATTAATATTAAGAATGATTAATAGCCAATAAAACTTTAAAATTCAATAGAAAAATAATTATCTGTATGTCTGTAACCTGGGCTCTACCCTTCAAGGAGAAAATAATTCCCGAACTTGGTGGGGATAAAACCGTAGATCCGGAGGAATATAGAAGGATTCACCAGGATAGCCTTAAGGACATTGAAACCTTCTGGTCAAGCATCGCCAAAGAACTTGAGTGGTTTAAACCCTGGGACAGAGCATTAGTTGCTGACCCGCAACCACCCTTTTACAAATGGTTCGTTGGCGGTAGGTTAAACGCCTCGTACCTAACCCTAGATAGGCATGTCAAGGGTGGTAGAAAGAATAAGGTAGCCATAATTTGGGAGAGCGAACCGGCAGATCAGTATGGTAATCCACTTGAGATCCGCAAGCTCACTTACCACGACCTGTGGCGCGAGGTCAATAGGTTCGCCTACGTACTGAGGAATAAGTTCGGCCTTAGAAAGGGCGATACCATAGGCATTTACATGCCCATGATACCGGAACTCCCAATAACCATGCTAGCCGCAGCTAGACTGGGCGTTATATTTACGGTTGTCTTCAGCGGCTTCACCGCGCAGGCATTAGCCGATAGGCTCAATGATGCTGGGACCAAGCTCGTTATAACAACCGATGGAGGCTACAGGCGTGGCAGAGTCATTAGGCTTAAAGAAATCGTCGACAAGGCCCTTGAACAATCACCCACAGTTAAGAACGTAATTGTCTACAGGAGGGTTGGTCTCAATGACGTTAACATGGTTAAGGGCAGGGATTACTGGTGGCATGAGTTAATGAGCGACGTACCAGCCAACACGCATGTCGAGCCAGAGCCGGTGGAGAGCGAGCACCCGTTGTACATACTATACACGTCGGGCACTACGGGCAAGCCCAAGGGCATTGTTCATGACACCGGTGGCTACATGGTGCTACTCCACGCAACCATGAAGTGGGTATTTGATGCCAGGGAGGATGACATTCACTTCTGCACGGCAGACATCGGCTGGGTAACTGGGCACAGCTACATAGTATTTGGGCCGCTCCTTGAGGGCATGACGACTATAATGTACGAGGGCGCGCCTGACTACCCGAGCCCAGACCGCTGGTGGGCGATTGTGGAGAGGTACGGAGCAACAATACTGTACACTAGCCCAACGGGTATAAGGACACTCATGAGGCTTGGCGACGACTGGGTTAAGAAGCACGACCTTAGCACCATAAGGCTCATGCACTCGGTTGGTGAGCCAATAAACCCAGAGGCCTGGAGGTGGCTTTGGAAGCTGGTTGGCAGGGAGAAGGTGCCCTTCGGCTCCACCTGGTGGATGACCGAGACTGGGGGAATACTGATATCCCACGCGCCAGGCCTTGCACTGGTACCGCTTAAGCCGGGTACCAACGGACCACCATTACCTGGTATTGATGCAGACGTTATCGATGATAACGGTAATCCAGTACAACCTGGACAAAGGGGTTACCTAGTGATTAGGAGGCCTTGGCCTGGCATGTTATTAACGATTTGGAGGGACCAAGATAGGTACGTCAGGACATACTGGAGTAAGTTCCCTGGAATGTTTTATGCAGGTGATTATGCGGTTAAGGATGAGGATGGTTACTTCTGGATACTTGGTAGGGCTGATGAGGTAATTAAGGTGGCTGGACATAGACTTGGTACGTATGAGCTCGAGTCAGCACTGATACAGCACTCGGCCGTGGCCGAGGCAGCCGTCGTCGGTGTTCCAGACCCTGTTAGGGGCGAGATTCCAGTGGCCTACGTCGTCCTAAAACAAGGCTACCAACCCTCTGAGCAATTGAAGGCTGAGTTGAATAACACGGTTAGGGAATTCGTGGGTCCAATAGCCACGTTATCCAATATCTTCTTTGTAACGAAACTTCCAAAGACCAGGAGCGGTAAGATAATGAGGAGACTCGTTAGAGCCGTAGTCGCTGGACAACCACTGGGTGATGTAACCACGCTTGAGGATGAAGCTAGTGTTGAGGAGGTTAAGAGGGCCTACGAGGAGTTTAAGGCCGAGTTAGAAAAGCTTGGTAAGCAAGGGTGAGTAAAATGCCTGAGAAAGCAGCTAACCCAGCACCACTTGGGCTCTCGGGCTTCGCATTAACTACGCTAGTCCTGAGCCTATTTAATGCGCACATAATAACCGCGGGTTCAGACGTTGTGGTCGGCCTAGCGGCGTTTTATGGAGGTTTGGCTCAAATAGTTGCGGGTTTATACGAATGGAGGAGTGGAAATACCTTCGGCTACGCTGCGTTCTTCACATACGGCGCATTCTGGGAATGGTACTTCATAACTGCGCTGCTGATTGACATGTACATAATCTCCGTCACTCCAGCAGGCATAAGCGCCGTGTTGGCAGCCTTTGGCGTATTCACACTCATATTTTGGATATACACATTTCGTATAAACTGGGCGCTTTGGTTCGTATTCCTAACACTTTGGATAACCTTCTTCCTACTTGCTGCGGGCTTAACTGTCGTTGGGGGTTATGTGGGTATAATAACGGCATTACTGGCCTGGTACACGGCATTCGCCATGGTGTATCAAGAGGTATTTAACAGACCAGCACCACTACTAAGCACCATGCCGGTGAAGGTTAAGGGTGCGTAGGTCCCGTGACCCCTAAAATCAGTAATACTATTGTTTTACATAGTTATTTTGGATCTTACCTAGTTTAAAATCGACACTGCATTTAAGTGTGCAGGAGGTAAAGGTAAATGTGGTTAACATAATTAAACCAAGGGTTGAACTTGTACTCACCTGGGGTAGTGAGGAGCTTGTTGCCGCCATGACTGACGTTGTTTATAGGGCCTACTCGATCGAGGATGCGTTGAGGAGGGTTAGGGAAAGGCCCGAGCTGGTTGCTAGGAGGATAACGGGCTTCCTTAGGGATGGGCATCACAGCGTCCTTGAGTTCATGGGTGCGAGCTGGCTTGTTGAGGGTAGTAGGGCGTTCACTCATGAACTCGTTAGGCATAGGGTAGCGAGTTACTGGCAGGAGAGTCAGAGGTACGTGGACTACACCAAGGGGCAGCTACGCTACGTACTACCGCCAAGCCTAGCCAGCCAGTGGGCCGGCCACCTGGACGGCGTGTCGCAAGCCTACGTGAAGGCTAGGGAGGGCTTCGCGCCGGAGGACGCTAGGTACCTACTCCCAAATGCCATGGCCAGTAGGGTTTGGGTTCAGATGAATGCGAGGGAGTTCTTCCTGAACTTCATGCCGCTTAGGACGGGCTTGGGCGCCTTCCACGAGATTAGGCTCATTGCCTGGCTCATGTTTGATTCGCTAGTCGATAGATTCCCAATAATCGCCAGGTGGGTGTGGGACAACCTGCCTAGGCTACACTCGGACTACTGCAGGGGTGTTGAGAGGTTAAGTAGTGTTTACGGAACCAGCGACTGCAGGGTAGTCAGCATAAGGGACGCCTTTAGTAAGTGGGGTGTGGAAATACCACGGGGACTAGCCATACTCATCAATCAACCCTAGTGAACGGCGCAATAAATGGTTTTGCGAAACGTGGTACTTGGTTGACCAGGGAATTCGGTAATGGCTTAATTACATACAAGGCTATCAATAGTATGATCATGCTTATCAATTGTGCCAAGGGCCATGATATTGGCGGATCACCAATTGGCAACAGAGAAGAGGATAATAATGTTAGTAGCAAAGACGAACCAATTACCAGCACATTACTGCTCCTTACACTCCACCCTTCATTATGCCGGTACATCACCAATATTACCATATACATTATGTAGTTACTTGCTATGGCCATGTATATACCCAGCGAATGAAGCATTATGTAAACCAGTACGCCAGTTCCAAGCCCAGCAATGTTGGCAATAAATGCATACCAACCTCTACCAACGACCCAGTAATAGGACGTATATACCGTGGCTATTACCGCAAGCGGCGCATAACCAAGCAGTACTGAGGCATAGGGTATTGACCTTACATACTCACCGTTAATAATACCCACCATGGGCAATACGGGCAGTACCAGGACTATTAATTGTACCATCAATGTAGCCGTTATGAAAGTAGGCACCGCATAATCATGAAATATCCTACCAACATTAACACCAAGGCCCAAACCATGAGACACCCTACTACTGAGCACAGTGGATACTGCAGGCCCCAATGCAGTCACCACGTTGGCAAGCACAGCAGCTAGGCCATAAATACCCGAGAAATCAGGGCCCAGGTAGAGGTAGACCAGGTACGTCAATAGGCTGAAACCCAACGTGCCCATGTAACCGAGAATCCACGACTGAAAACCAAACTCAAGAAGACCCCTAATCCTAGAAACAATGATGCCGATTCCTAACGATGGGTTAGCAATACCCTTGGCACTACCTAGGTAGTATATAAATTGTGCAATGGAGCCCAGGAGCACGGATATCGCCAGTGCATAAACATTACGCACAACCACTATTAATACGACCTGGGTTAATCTCATAACCAGCATATTGAGCGTTGAACCCATACCTTGTGACGCAACCCTCCCAGTCAACCATAAATACAGACCAAGGGCGCCGGCAATCGACTGAATAAATGCTGTACCGGCATATATATACGCAGTACCCAGCAACCACCTCGGTATACCACTACCCAGGTAAATGGGCACGGCTAGGACTATGGCTAGGCCGTAAATTGCGGCCATAATCAACGACATGAAAACCATGGCCGAAAAATAAGGCTTCGAATCACCACCCATAACATGATCAATGGCACCCTCCCTGGCAATTGCATTGGAAATACCAGATATCGGTATCAACGCGCCAATCGAATTAATAATTGCAAAAAGCGCATTGTAATAACCATACTGCACCAGCGGTATGTACCTAGTCAAAACAACTATGTAGGCAACACCCAACGCATAATTGACGGCAGTAGGCAAGTAATTAAGTACAACACCAACAACACCACTCTCTCTAACCATCCCAATGTTGATCAGAAACACGGGATTTTAAGCATTATTCATGATTAACAGCACAACGAGTTTAAATACTTTAAAATAGATTCAAAGTTGCACCCTAATGCCCTCACACAGCATTGTACTAGTGGCTGGCGAGGGAACAAGACTTCGACCACTAACATACACCATACCCAAACCATTAATACCAATAATGGGCAAACCCCTCGTCACAAGAATAATAGACGAACTCATAAACAATGGCATTAACGACATCTACATAGTAGTAGGACACCTTGGCTTCCTATTCAAACAAACCCTAAGCGACAGCACAAACCCAGGCATAGTCATTAGGTACGTCGAACAAAGGGAGAGACTCGGCATTGCACATGCAATACATAGGGCCATTGAGGACGGCGCAATCGGCGAATTAATAGTGCACTTAGGCGATAACTACTTCGGCGAAGGATTGGACAGATTCATCCGTGAATTCAGGGAGGGGGATTACGACGCATACGTCGTCCTAACGAAACATAGGGACCCCACCAGGTTCGGTAATGCCGTGATTAAGGATAGCAGGATAGTGAGACTTATTGAGAAGCCCAGGGAACCGCCACCGAATAGCTTTGTAATGACCGGGATATACATGTTCAGGGATTCCCACGACGTAGAGAAGGCCTTCAACACACTCAAGCCGTCGGCAAGGGGTGAGTATGAAATAACCGACTTAATTCAGTGGTTCATTGATAATGGCAGGAGGGTGGGCTACTCAATAACCAATAGTTGGTGGAAGGACATGGGGACTCCTCAGGACATACTCGACCTACTCTACCTAATGCTTGATGAGGTCAAGCCAAGGATTGAGGGTGAGGTTAGGGGTGAGGTTAATGGCAGAGTTATTGTGGAGCACGGAGCAATAATTGAGGGTAGAGTCCATGGACCAGCCTACATAGGTAAGGGCTCGATGGTTGGTAAGGACACCGTGATTGAACACTACGTCGATATTGAATCAAACGTATCAATAAACGGCGGTAGTTTGAGCAGGTCACTGGTGCTCAGTGATGCGTCGCTTGAGTTGGGTAGGGCTAGGCTCGTTGATAGTATTATTGGTCCTAAATCAAGGGTTAGGCTTAGCGGTGGTAATTATAGTTTAATACTTGGTGAGGGCAACAGTATAATCAGCACTACTTAGTAACTATCCAGCAACTTTGGGTTCTGCTCAAGGAGCTTCTTATACCACCTAACAGTGAACCACCTATCCTCAGGCCTTAAGTGGCCGGTGAGTAATTCGTGGTATACCTGCTTAACACCATCATCCACGTTATAAAGCACGGAGAAGTTCAGCACCTCCCTAATACGCTTAAAGCTAACCCTATAACTCCTGGCATCAACCATACCCCTAAACCTAACCTCACCACCAACGATGCCCTGCACAATCCTAGCCATGTCAATAACCCTAAAGTTCTGCTCATCAGAGCCAACATTAAATACCATGCCATTAACCCTATCACTCGGTGTCTCAAGCACGGTATTAATGGCCCTAACGACATCCATAACATGGACGAGAGGCCTCTCTTGCATGCCATCACCCTCAACGTAGATGACCCCCTCCGTGAATGCCGACAACGTCATGGCATTTATCACCAGGTCAAACCTCATCCTAATCGATGGCCCGTAGACGGTGGCGAACCTCAATGCAGTCACAGTAAACCTATTACTTGCCAGGGAAAGCGCATCCTTCTCAGCCAATAGGTTAGCCTTGGCGTAGGTCGTTAATGGGTTTGGCTCGGTATTCTCATCAGCAATACCACTCTGCCTACCATAAACACTACAGCTTGAGGCGAGTATATACCTAGAGACCCCAACCTCACTGGCAAGCTTAGCCAACCTAGCCCTAGCCCTATAATTAATGTCGAGCGTCCACTGAGGATTCAACTCGCCAGCAGGGTCATTAGACAATGCCGCAAGATCCACAACAGCGTCAATGCCATTAAGTACGTCCTTACTTATTGACCTGGTATCGGCTTTAACGAGTTCGAAGTTCCTCTCACCAATTACGTGCTTAAGCACATCATCACCAAAAAACAACCTATCAACGCACCTAACGCCATAACCCTTCCTAAGTAGGTACGGCGTTAATAACGTGCCTATATAACCACCACACCCAGTGACTAAGACCTTCATGCTAATGTTGGCGTCTACATTCTACTTTTAAGGATTTTCCAAGACAGGATTAGCAATCCACATTATGTATACACGCTTGGTAGCGTGATAAGGTATTTAATAATTTAGTATATCACTACCTAATGAGGTGTAGGCTTTGGTTGATGTTATTACGATAATCGCGGTGATAGTGAGCGTAGCATCATCAACGGCATCCTTAGCCTACTGGCTCGGCAGGAGGTTTACGGAGATAGAGTCCAGGTTTGGTCATGTTGATTCAAGGCTTGGTCAAATCGAGGATAGATTTAATAAAATCGAGAATAGGATTAATGTAATCGAAGGTAAAATTAATGGAGTTGAGGAGAGGGTTAATAGAATTGAGGAAAGGATTGGTAAGGTCGAGGAGAGAATTATTAACATTGAGAATAGAATTGAAAAGATCGAGAACGGACTTAGTGGGATTGAGGATAGAGTTAGTAAAATTGAGGACAGAATTAATAGAATTGAAGATAGAATTAATAAGATTGAGGATAGGATCAGTAACATTGAGAATAGAATTAGTGGGGTGGAAAATAGGATTAATAGTCTTGAGATTAGGATTGAAAGGCTTGAAAACGCGTTCAAGCAGTTCTCCGAGGTCCTCATAACGGCATTGGAATCCAAGGGCATATTCACATCGACGGAGGCCCTGACCCTCAGAAGCATGGTGAAGACACTGCTACCGGTGCCAAGGACCAAGTACTACACGTGGGAGGTCTATGAGAGGCTCAGGCAGTTGCTTGATAAGGACCCAAATGAATACACTATGGCCGATATTGAGCAATTGAATGATATCGCGGATTTAATAGAGAAGGAGGGCTTTGAAACAAAGAGGAGGGACCTAATAGAGTACGCCTGGAAACTCAGGTACTACGCAATGGTCGCCAAGGTGGTCTTCGTATACCCAAAGCTAAGACAACAAAAATAATGATGCACCAACCCCGGTGCTAAACCTCACCATTAACCTTCAAGTTCTCATCATTAGTTTTTAACCACAAGGTCACTAAAACGCCCTATACGGCAGTTTTCGACACATACTGACAAGAGACTCAAGTGCTAATTTAAACGTGGACATGAGCACACCAAACATCAGCACAAGTAAGTATTTAAGGGGATTAAACTAATCCTGAACTATGAACACAGAAACCCTCGAGAAGCCATTGCCTAAGCCTTCCATGGAGGATTACGTGAACGCAAGGCTACTAGAAGCTTTAGTCGAG is a genomic window of Vulcanisaeta souniana JCM 11219 containing:
- the acs gene encoding acetate--CoA ligase, with amino-acid sequence MSVTWALPFKEKIIPELGGDKTVDPEEYRRIHQDSLKDIETFWSSIAKELEWFKPWDRALVADPQPPFYKWFVGGRLNASYLTLDRHVKGGRKNKVAIIWESEPADQYGNPLEIRKLTYHDLWREVNRFAYVLRNKFGLRKGDTIGIYMPMIPELPITMLAAARLGVIFTVVFSGFTAQALADRLNDAGTKLVITTDGGYRRGRVIRLKEIVDKALEQSPTVKNVIVYRRVGLNDVNMVKGRDYWWHELMSDVPANTHVEPEPVESEHPLYILYTSGTTGKPKGIVHDTGGYMVLLHATMKWVFDAREDDIHFCTADIGWVTGHSYIVFGPLLEGMTTIMYEGAPDYPSPDRWWAIVERYGATILYTSPTGIRTLMRLGDDWVKKHDLSTIRLMHSVGEPINPEAWRWLWKLVGREKVPFGSTWWMTETGGILISHAPGLALVPLKPGTNGPPLPGIDADVIDDNGNPVQPGQRGYLVIRRPWPGMLLTIWRDQDRYVRTYWSKFPGMFYAGDYAVKDEDGYFWILGRADEVIKVAGHRLGTYELESALIQHSAVAEAAVVGVPDPVRGEIPVAYVVLKQGYQPSEQLKAELNNTVREFVGPIATLSNIFFVTKLPKTRSGKIMRRLVRAVVAGQPLGDVTTLEDEASVEEVKRAYEEFKAELEKLGKQG
- a CDS encoding acetate uptake transporter, with the translated sequence MPEKAANPAPLGLSGFALTTLVLSLFNAHIITAGSDVVVGLAAFYGGLAQIVAGLYEWRSGNTFGYAAFFTYGAFWEWYFITALLIDMYIISVTPAGISAVLAAFGVFTLIFWIYTFRINWALWFVFLTLWITFFLLAAGLTVVGGYVGIITALLAWYTAFAMVYQEVFNRPAPLLSTMPVKVKGA
- the thyX gene encoding FAD-dependent thymidylate synthase — translated: MQEVKVNVVNIIKPRVELVLTWGSEELVAAMTDVVYRAYSIEDALRRVRERPELVARRITGFLRDGHHSVLEFMGASWLVEGSRAFTHELVRHRVASYWQESQRYVDYTKGQLRYVLPPSLASQWAGHLDGVSQAYVKAREGFAPEDARYLLPNAMASRVWVQMNAREFFLNFMPLRTGLGAFHEIRLIAWLMFDSLVDRFPIIARWVWDNLPRLHSDYCRGVERLSSVYGTSDCRVVSIRDAFSKWGVEIPRGLAILINQP
- a CDS encoding lipopolysaccharide biosynthesis protein, whose amino-acid sequence is MVRESGVVGVVLNYLPTAVNYALGVAYIVVLTRYIPLVQYGYYNALFAIINSIGALIPISGISNAIAREGAIDHVMGGDSKPYFSAMVFMSLIMAAIYGLAIVLAVPIYLGSGIPRWLLGTAYIYAGTAFIQSIAGALGLYLWLTGRVASQGMGSTLNMLVMRLTQVVLIVVVRNVYALAISVLLGSIAQFIYYLGSAKGIANPSLGIGIIVSRIRGLLEFGFQSWILGYMGTLGFSLLTYLVYLYLGPDFSGIYGLAAVLANVVTALGPAVSTVLSSRVSHGLGLGVNVGRIFHDYAVPTFITATLMVQLIVLVLPVLPMVGIINGEYVRSIPYASVLLGYAPLAVIATVYTSYYWVVGRGWYAFIANIAGLGTGVLVYIMLHSLGIYMAIASNYIMYMVILVMYRHNEGWSVRSSNVLVIGSSLLLTLLSSSLLPIGDPPISWPLAQLISMIILLIALYVIKPLPNSLVNQVPRFAKPFIAPFTRVD
- a CDS encoding glucose-1-phosphate thymidylyltransferase, producing the protein MPSHSIVLVAGEGTRLRPLTYTIPKPLIPIMGKPLVTRIIDELINNGINDIYIVVGHLGFLFKQTLSDSTNPGIVIRYVEQRERLGIAHAIHRAIEDGAIGELIVHLGDNYFGEGLDRFIREFREGDYDAYVVLTKHRDPTRFGNAVIKDSRIVRLIEKPREPPPNSFVMTGIYMFRDSHDVEKAFNTLKPSARGEYEITDLIQWFIDNGRRVGYSITNSWWKDMGTPQDILDLLYLMLDEVKPRIEGEVRGEVNGRVIVEHGAIIEGRVHGPAYIGKGSMVGKDTVIEHYVDIESNVSINGGSLSRSLVLSDASLELGRARLVDSIIGPKSRVRLSGGNYSLILGEGNSIISTT
- a CDS encoding NAD-dependent epimerase/dehydratase family protein produces the protein MKVLVTGCGGYIGTLLTPYLLRKGYGVRCVDRLFFGDDVLKHVIGERNFELVKADTRSISKDVLNGIDAVVDLAALSNDPAGELNPQWTLDINYRARARLAKLASEVGVSRYILASSCSVYGRQSGIADENTEPNPLTTYAKANLLAEKDALSLASNRFTVTALRFATVYGPSIRMRFDLVINAMTLSAFTEGVIYVEGDGMQERPLVHVMDVVRAINTVLETPSDRVNGMVFNVGSDEQNFRVIDMARIVQGIVGGEVRFRGMVDARSYRVSFKRIREVLNFSVLYNVDDGVKQVYHELLTGHLRPEDRWFTVRWYKKLLEQNPKLLDSY
- a CDS encoding tropomyosin, with amino-acid sequence MVDVITIIAVIVSVASSTASLAYWLGRRFTEIESRFGHVDSRLGQIEDRFNKIENRINVIEGKINGVEERVNRIEERIGKVEERIINIENRIEKIENGLSGIEDRVSKIEDRINRIEDRINKIEDRISNIENRISGVENRINSLEIRIERLENAFKQFSEVLITALESKGIFTSTEALTLRSMVKTLLPVPRTKYYTWEVYERLRQLLDKDPNEYTMADIEQLNDIADLIEKEGFETKRRDLIEYAWKLRYYAMVAKVVFVYPKLRQQK